Within the Miscanthus floridulus cultivar M001 chromosome 2, ASM1932011v1, whole genome shotgun sequence genome, the region aggtcgtgggctccggctcgtccgaccctttggtcgtggcctcatctcgcccgacctcttgggtgcaGTGTCCATTGCGGGTTGGTGGTATATATACCATTTCCTTTCCTCACCAACGGCTATCTGCGCTTTAAAGTGACtgttgggggctgggggtatatatatacATTTCTCCTTCCTTCTCAATGGTAAGGAACCAacctgctctcttcttcctcacttcagcatgcccaaaatagagcaggagctctctttCTCACTCCATTATTGACctaaagcccccaagcaaatacattgatttccccatcaatccttgaggaaaaGGGTCCAGAACTTGATTAAAGAGCAACTCTATTGATTtctaaactctaaagagcacttggttcatgtcttagccgacggttgtgtttgttactcttggagcttggctcctaactGGCTAGAGCGTcgtccgtggagcttgccaaattgtgtggcagccccgggaggtttgtaaccacctcttgcagcaagtaaaatcacccctcatctcaagagttcactctcttgacttgagaacgaggtaggattgtaaatccctaagccttagtggtatacctcaacaacgtggacttaggcaagccttggtggcgacctgaaccacgagataaatcctTCTgtgatcttgtgcttgtgttgctacacttgtgttcttgttgttgttgaggtgatttctaggattgaggctgatctacttgtgtgtggtggtgttcccaccacttttagTTGTTGATCTGTGATCTACCaccctgcaggaagctaagaaatttaccatatctaaattttgttgggtagattttgaactgtgaactaatctctcctacaggtgcggtagtgccgcgctcacagagcggtagtgccgcgggTGAATTTGAGCATCTCAATGAGCATCTCCGAAAACTTTCTTCAAGCTGTGATTAAAGAAAGTTTTCGACTCCATCCTCCTGCTCCATTTTTGTTACAACGTCAAGCTGAGACGGCAACAAAAGTAACAGGTTACACAATACCTAAAGATGCTCATGTACTGATAAATATATGGGGAATGGGTCGAGATGCAAATATATGGTCTGAACCAGAGAAGTTCGTGCCCGAAAGATTTTTGGCAAAGACGGTCGATTTCAAAGGTGGAGACTTTGGCCTCATCCTGTTTGGTGCAGGACGTCGGATTTGCCCTGGCATGCCATTGGCTATTAGGATGGTGCATCTGGTGCTTGGATCACTGTTAAATCATTTCAAATGGAAGCTTCCAGCTGATGTTGAAAGAAATGGAGTTGACATGGCAGAAAAATTTGGGGTGACACTAATCAAGGCTGTGCCACTCTGCGCTATAGCTACACAAATTTGAGTTAACCAATAGGTCCGCACGAgtgtatttcaatctctttttttTGGCGAATAACTGTATTTTGTACCTTTTTATTGTGCAATAATGTATTAAGCACATCAAACAATAATGAGACGCACCAACCATCAGCTGCATGTATTAATCCTGAACATAAACAGGGTTTGTCAGATACATTATTTTCACTATGTATTCAGACATATTTGTATACGTAAGAGCATAACAAAAGCTACATATATCTAGAAAATTCAAAACGTCATGTAATTCAAAATCTGGGATTGTCTTTTTttttgggtgggtgggggggggggtgcggGGAGAGGAAGTACATATAATGTATAGGTCGAGGTCAAGGACATTTAAATCAATGGTAAATTTTATGAGGTTTTCTTTCAATTGTTTTTTCTATTCCTATATCATCAACGTGGCATGTACGATGCCTAGTATACAGTATGCTAGAGTTCCTACTTGCTACGACGACAGTTCTAttctataaataaataaatctatTTTCCTGGAGCCGCCGTTGCAATTCAACGAAGTGGTCACTGGTCAAAGGCGGTGACTAAACCGCCATGTTTGGCACTAGCACTGTAGCAGCCACAAGGTAGGCATATGCCGTTTGGGGCGGCGATCGAGTCAAACAAACATAACACACggcaccacaccacaccactTCCTCGCATCACCCGTGCGCCCCGTGCCAAATCCAAATTGCCAACAAATTCAGTATTCAATTTGTCAATGTGGCGGGTATGCATGTGCAGTGATGCACCCACCCGCTCCTTGTTGTCATCTATTCATCTCGTCTTGTTGTCATCTATATATTCATCTCGTTAGATACGAATACGACCCATAGCAGAGCTTAGCAATTAAGGTTATGGGCGGTGCGCTGTTCCCATGGCTGGCATGGTTGCTCCTCTCCCTCGTCGGCATCTACCTCCTCGGCCATCTCATGCACGGCCGTCGTCGCCGTGGTCTACCGCCGGGACCCCACCCACTGCCCGTCATCGGCAGCCTCCACCTCCTCGGTAACCAGCCGCACCGCTCCCTCGCCAGGCTCGCCAAGGTCCATGGCCCGCTCATGTCCCTCCGCCTGGGCGCGGTGACCACGGTGGTGGCCTCCTCCCCGGCCGCCGCTCGGGAGATCCTGCAGCGGCACGACGCCGTCTTCAGCAACAGGTCCGTGCCGGACGCGCCCGGCGCGCACGCCAAGAACTCGTCGGTCTGGCTGCCCAACGCGCCGCGCTGGCGCGCGCTGCGGAAGATCATGGGCGCCGAGCTGTTCGCGCCGCACAGGCTGGACGCGCTCCAGCACCTCCGGCGCGACAAGGTGCAGGAGCTCGTGGACCACGTCGGGCGGCTGGCGCGCAAGGGGGAGGCCGTGATTGTCGGCCGCGTCGCGTTCACCACCAGCCTGAACCTCGTCGCGCGCACCATCTTCTCCCGCGACCTCACCAacctcgacgacgacggcgggtCCAGGGAGTTCCAGGAGGTGGTGACGGACATCATGGAGGCCGTGGGCAGCCCCAACGTGTCCGACTTCTTCCCGGCGCTCGCGCCCGCCGACCTGCAGGGCTGGCGCCGGCGGTTGGCAGGGCTGTTCGCGCGGCTGCATCGGATCTTCGATGTGGAGATCGACGGGAGGCTGCGTGGCCGCGAGGCTGGCGAGCCCAAGAAGAACGACTTCCTCGACCTGCTGCTGGACGCCGCCGAGGACGACGACAACACGGCGGGGTTGGATCGCGACACACTCCGTTCACTCTTCACGGTAAGCCGCAGAGACTTGCATGGGGAGCAAGTTTGCATGTTTGGTCAGCCGGATTTTCTGAATTTCTGTGAAAGCTCCGCGACTTTAATGTTGCTGCATTTCCACGAAAGAGACAAAGGAACGTCTCTTTTATAGTACAAATGTGCTGCCAAACAATACAAAGCACAGTAGCAAACAGCTGCCAACACAGAGATTTTTCTGAATCTCTGTCCACACTCCGTGCCTGcattcaaagaaaaaaaaaatgaatgaaCGTTTGACGTCCCACCTTCCTGCCTTACCTTTCATCCGTACGCTTCTCTTATAGTCCgtctttttcagtttgtttttttagtcggaatagtatttttctttcataataaattagccggaacagtgtttcggcttgttttttcagtgaaaCGAACGGGGCTTCTTAGTGATTTATAAAAAAAGATGCAATTTTTCATCATTTTAAAAATAAGTCTAGATAACTACTAATATATAAATTTAGATTTTTGCTTTATCATTTAGTACTGATTAAATTTTTTTGGGTCGTTCCATTCTGAATGTTATTACAAACACCAACCTTCATTCCTTCCTACTTTTCTAATTATTAGTACGTTTTCTAATAACTGTTGTGACTATTGCATTTCTTAATAGTTCACAGAACCATCTATTTCCCTTTAAATAGTTCCTCAATATTTCTTAATTATTATACTCATGCAAGTCCATTATCTATTGCACCGATTGGTCAAAAACACATGACGTTTTGGATGTGACATGGTGTCCAATGTGTATTTAGTGCCACTATtctcttttgtaatatatataaacaacatTATAAAATCTTATTAAGACAAATATACACatttccaaacaaaaaaaaaacttgatccGCGATGGCTAGACAGCCTCTGGGTATTCCAGCTTAAGAAGAGATCTTCTcgcagatcgagaaaacccccgaacccatATCTCACCCTTACATAGCGGCACCATAGCTCCATGAGATGAACCGGGCACAGACCTATGCTTTGGGAGTAGGACAGACGAGAGAGTCCCCCCTCCCCCGGCCAGCCGACCGTTCCCACACATTTCCAAATATATATCTATATAACAAAATCAAATATGTTCAATTTTTGTAGTATATCAAGCATGCATATATTATAACATAATAGAATGTCAAAAAACCACACATTTCTTATAGTGCAATTTGAACCGATATATAATGTTTCAGCTGTAAGGCTGAAAAGAACAATGGGTTTTAAGAATTTCATAGAAATGTATGGCCCTCTTG harbors:
- the LOC136523554 gene encoding geraniol 8-hydroxylase-like, with amino-acid sequence MGGALFPWLAWLLLSLVGIYLLGHLMHGRRRRGLPPGPHPLPVIGSLHLLGNQPHRSLARLAKVHGPLMSLRLGAVTTVVASSPAAAREILQRHDAVFSNRSVPDAPGAHAKNSSVWLPNAPRWRALRKIMGAELFAPHRLDALQHLRRDKVQELVDHVGRLARKGEAVIVGRVAFTTSLNLVARTIFSRDLTNLDDDGGSREFQEVVTDIMEAVGSPNVSDFFPALAPADLQGWRRRLAGLFARLHRIFDVEIDGRLRGREAGEPKKNDFLDLLLDAAEDDDNTAGLDRDTLRSLFTDLFSAGSDTSSSTVEWAMTELLRSPTSMAKVCDELATVIGPRKSIQESDIGRLPYLQAVVKETFRLHPPAPLLLPRHAQADVKIMGYTIPEGSRVFVNVWAMGRDEETWPEPEKFLPERFLGKTVDLRGGDFDLIPFGGGRRICPGMPLAIRMVHLLLASLLNQFTWRLPVEVERNGVDMAENFGLTLTKAVPLCAIATRI